The Lutra lutra chromosome 1, mLutLut1.2, whole genome shotgun sequence genomic sequence CGCGGTGAGTAGGGCCCGTGCTGGGGGGCGTGTGCCGGGGAGGCTGAGACCCCGCTGTGCGCCCCGCCACGAGCCTCCAGCGCCGCGTGGGGGAAGCCAGAGCACCTCCGAATGTCCGCACCCGCCCCGTCCAGCCCATGAGAAACCTGGACCCGCCCGCACTCCATGGCCTCTTCCCCGTGGGCATCTGCGGGGACCGGTTGGAATGGTCCCAAGGCCAGGCTCCCTTGCACTGGGCAAGGCTCCTAGCTTGCAGCGGGTAAGGCTCCTAGCTTGCAGCTGAGGCCCTGCCCCCACtcgcccctccttccctccccccacccgctgTTTCACACCATTTGATGCCTTTCCTGCAGATACCACCTCTCCAGCATCGCttccccaggggccccaggcaTCCGTTCATCTCTCGCCCTGCCTGGGTCCCGCGGGCAGGCCGCCCTGCACCCGGGCCGGGCCTCCTACTTGCAATTgatgccctgccccccactccccgcccccgcctcccgcGCGCCACTTCACACCATTTCACGCCTTCTAACAGTTGGCGCCCCCAGCCCCGGGGACTCACCTTTCCCGGTCCGCAGCAGAAACCCCCTCACCGGCAGGCCAGGCAGGGCGCGGGGGCGCAGCGCGAGcccagccctctccctgcctccccaggtgCTCCCACTCGGCTCCCGGAGCCCGCCTGGGCCGCGGGGCAGTGCCCTGAGTGGACCGTCGTCTTTGATCTGTCCGCCGTGGAACCTGCAGAGCGCCCGAGCCGAGCCCGCCTGGAGTTGCGCTTTGCGGCGGTTGAGGCGCCGGCCGGCTGGGAGCTGAGCATAAGGCAGGCGGCCGAAGGCCAGGGCGCGGGCGCCGGGCCGGTGCTGCTCCGTCAGGCGGTGCACACCCTGGGAACGCCGGTGCGCGCCGAGCTGCTGGGCGCCGCCTGGCCCCGCAACACGTCGGCGCCGCGCAGCGTTCGCCTGGCAGTGGCGCTGCGTCCCCTGGCCCCCGTCGCCTGCGCGCACCTGGCCGAGGCCTCGCTGCTGCTGGTGACCCTCGACCCGCGCCTGTGCCACCCACTGGCCCGGCCGCGGCGCGAAGCTGAGCCCGCAGTGGGCGGCAGCCCCGGGGGCGCATGTCGCACGAGGCGGCTCTACGTGAGCTTCCGCGAGGTGGGCTGGCACCGCTGGGTCATTGCGCCGCGCGGCTTCCTGGCCAACTACTGCCAGGGCCAGTGCTCACTGCCCGCCACGCTGTCGGGCCCCGGCGGGTCGCCCCCGCTCAACCACGCCGTGCTGCGCGCACTCATGCACGCGGCTGCCCCCGGCGCCGGCGGCCTGCCCTGCTGCGTCCCTGCGCGCCTGTCGCCCATCTCCGTGCTCTTCTTCGACAACAGCGACAACGTGGTACTGCGGCACTACGAGGACATGGTGGTGGACGAGTGTGGCTGCCGCTGACGGAGCCAGAGGGGGGCCCAAACAATAAATACTGCGTGGTCCGCTCCCCGTCTGGTCTGCTCacgtgggggtgggagaggaagcagccaCCTCCACCATCACCCATCGCCAGGGTGGTGGGACAGTGACCCACAGTGACCCCACCTGCCCAGCTCTGCCAGGGCTGGGGTCCCAGATCCCCATCCCCAGGTAGCCCATCAA encodes the following:
- the GDF1 gene encoding embryonic growth/differentiation factor 1 yields the protein MSLPRYRPGRRVLFLLLTVLLPSLPPTRAPAPPGPAAALLQALGLPDVHRGAPTPRPVPPVMWRLFRHRDPQEARVGPRRMPQETTLRPCHVEELGVSGNIVRHIPDRGAPTRLPEPAWAAGQCPEWTVVFDLSAVEPAERPSRARLELRFAAVEAPAGWELSIRQAAEGQGAGAGPVLLRQAVHTLGTPVRAELLGAAWPRNTSAPRSVRLAVALRPLAPVACAHLAEASLLLVTLDPRLCHPLARPRREAEPAVGGSPGGACRTRRLYVSFREVGWHRWVIAPRGFLANYCQGQCSLPATLSGPGGSPPLNHAVLRALMHAAAPGAGGLPCCVPARLSPISVLFFDNSDNVVLRHYEDMVVDECGCR